A genomic stretch from Doryrhamphus excisus isolate RoL2022-K1 chromosome 23, RoL_Dexc_1.0, whole genome shotgun sequence includes:
- the LOC131110543 gene encoding endothelin receptor type B-like, whose product MKAVALLCFLMVVEVGASRFIRDTPNVPDTDVFKTNASMQSLPSQPVRPRGSFPPMCIKPTEIKHAFKYVNTIVSCLIFVVGIIGNSTLLRIIYKNKCMRNGPNVLIGSLALGDLLYIVIAIPINVYKLIAEDWPFGVYVCKMMPFIQKASVGITVLSLCALSIDRYHAVTSWSRVKGMGIPVWKAVEVALIWVIAVLLAVPEALAFDMLEMPYRGNKLRVCLLHPQQSSNFIKFYQDVKDWWLFGFYFCLPLACTGIFYTLMSCEMLSLKKGMRVALNDHMKQRREVAKTVFCLVLIFALCWLPLHLSRILKKTVYDQNDPNRCELLSFLLVMDYIGINMASLNSCINPIALYFVSQKFKNCFQSCLCCWCYGTSPLDERGSGTGWKGSCHVNGLDRSSSRSSQKYTSSS is encoded by the exons ATGAAAGCCGTCGCTCTGCTCTGTTTCCTGATGGTAGTGGAGGTCGGGGCCTCTCGGTTCATTCGGGACACCCCCAATGTGCCTGACACTGATGTCTTCAAGACTAATGCTTCCATGCAGAGCCTACCCTCACAACCGGTCCGGCCGAGGGGATCCTTCCCCCCCATGTGTATAAAGCCCACAGAGATTAAGCACGCCTTCAAGTATGTGAACACCATTGTGTCCTGCTTGATCTTTGTGGTCGGGATCATTGGCAACTCAACACTGCTAAGGATCATATACAAGAACAAGTGCATGAGGAATGGACCCAACGTCCTGATTGGCAGCCTGGCACTGGGAGACCTTCTTTATATTGTCATTGCAATCCCCATCAATGTGTATAAG CTAATAGCAGAGGACTGGCCCTTTGGGGTGTACGTCTGCAAGATGATGCCATTCATCCAAAAGGCTTCAGTGGGCATTACTGTCCTCAGCCTTTGTGCCTTGAGTATTGACAG GTACCACGCAGTGACATCATGGAGCAGAGTAAAGGGAATGGGAATCCCTGTGTGGAAAGCTGTGGAGGTGGCGCTGATTTGGGTGATTGCTGTGCTGTTGGCAGTCCCTGAGGCCTTGGCGTTTGACATGCTGGAGATGCCATACAGAGGCAACAAACTGCGTGTGTGTCTGCTGCATCCGCAGCAGAGCTCCAACTTTATCAAG TTCTATCAGGATGTAAAAGACTGGTGGCTGTTCGGATTCTACTTTTGCCTGCCACTCGCCTGCACAGGAATTTTCTACACCCTCATGTCCTGCGAGATGCTGAGTCTCAAGAAAGGCATGCGGGTCGCACTCAACGACCACATGAAACAG AGGAGAGAAGTGGCAAAAACGGTGTTCTGCCTTGTGCTGATTTTCGCTCTCTGCTGGTTGCCACTTCACCTCAGTCGTATTCTGAAGAAAACGGtttatgaccaaaatgaccccaaccGCTGTGAACTCCTCAG CTTCCTGTTAGTGATGGATTACATCGGCATCAACATGGCTTCATTAAACTCCTGCATCAACCCTATTGCCCTCTACTTTGTCAGCCAGAAGTTCAAAAACTGCTTCCAG TCTTGCCTGTGCTGCTGGTGCTATGGAACGTCTCCTTTGGATGAACGAGGATCAGGGACAGGATGGAAGGGCTCCTGCCACGTCAACGGACTAGACCGCTCCAGCTCCCGTTCCAGTCAGAAATACACCAGCTCTtcgtaa
- the sybl1 gene encoding vesicle-associated membrane protein 7 yields MAILFAVVARGTTILAKHAWCGGNFLEVTGQILAKIPSENSKLTYSHGSYLFHYICHDRIIYLCITDDDFERSRAFSFLNETKRRFQTTYGSRAQTALPYAMNSEFSSTLAAQMKHHSDPRGSDRLTETQLQVDDLKGIMVRNIDLVAQRGEKLELLIDKTENLVDSSVTFKTTSRNLARAMCMKNLKLTLLIVLVCLVVLYIIVSASCGGLSWPSCVK; encoded by the exons ATGGCAATCCTGTTTGCCGTGGTGGCCCGTGGAACCACCATCCTTGCCAAGCATGCATGGTGTGGCGGAAACTTCCTCGAAGTGACCGGACAGATCCTGGCCAAGATCCCATCAGAGAATAGTAAATTGACCTACAGCCATGGCAG CTATCTTTTTCATTACATCTGTCATGACAGAATCATTTACCTGTGCATCACAGATGAT GACTTTGAAAGGTCACGTGCATTCAGCTTCCTTAATGAGACCAAAAGACGCTTCCAGACCACCTATGGGTCGAGAGCACAAACAGCCCTGCCGTACGCTATGAACAGCGAGTTCTCATCAACGCTCGCAGCTCAGATG aaaCACCACTCAGACCCACGGGGATCAGATCGCCTTACTGAAACTCAGTTGCAAGTGGATGACTTGAAGGGTATTATGGTCCGCAACATAG ATTTGGTTGCTCAGAGAGGGGAGAAGCTGGAGTTGTTGATTGACAAGACTGAAAATCTGGTTGATTCT tccgtCACATTTAAGACCACAAGTCGTAACCTTGCCAGAGCCATGTGCATGAAAAACCTCAAGCTGACTCTTCTTATCGTGCTGGTGTGCCTG GTGGTCCTGTACATTATTGTGTCTGCTTCCTGTGGAGGCCTCAGCTGGCCATCTTGTGTCAAATGA
- the polr1d gene encoding DNA-directed RNA polymerases I and III subunit RPAC2: MAAEGEKKRLLEMVQADGADEGSVTFVMHDEDHTLGNSLRYMIMKNECVEFCGYTITHPSENKINFRIQTKDGTPAIEPLRRGLNELCDVCQHVLNTFEARVNESQEKQEQPME; the protein is encoded by the exons ATGGCTGCGGAAGGCGAGAAAAAACGACTCTTGGAGATG GTCCAGGCTGATGGGGCAGATGAGGGCTCCGTCACATTTGTGATGCATGATGAAGACCATACCCTGGGAAACTCCCTGCGATACATGATCATGAAAAA TGAGTGCGTTGAGTTCTGCGGCTACACCATCACACACCCATCTGAAAACAAGATCAACTTTCGCATTCAGACCAAAG atgGAACTCCAGCCATTGAGCCTCTTAGGAGGGGCCTAAATGAGCTCTGTGATGTTTGTCAACATGTTCTCAACACCTTTGAG GCCAGAGTAAACGAGTCCCAAGAGAAGCAGGAGCAACCCATGGAGTGA